The genome window ATCTTGTTGATGACGAGGAAGGTGGGCTTGCCCAGCTTCTGCAGCCGCTCGAGGATGGTGCGGTTGCCCGGGCTCACGTCGAGCTTCTCGCCCGCGGGCGGCTCGATGAGGAAGAGGACTAGGTCCACCTCCTCGGCCGCGCTCAGGGCGGTTTCGACCATGTAGCGGTTGAGCTCGCCCTTGGCCTGGTGGATGCCCGGCGTGTCGAGGAACGCCACCTGCCCCTCCGGGCGCGTCACCACGCCGAGGATGCGGTTGCGAGTCGTCTGGGGCTTGGGCGAGACGATGGCGAGCTTCTCGCCCGTCAGCGCATTGAGCAGCGTGCTCTTGCCCACGTTGGGGCGCCCGATGAGCGCGGCGAAGCCGCTGCGGTGTGGATTGGGGGAGGCCATTGCTTCGAAGGTGATCTGGGAGTCCCCGAAAGGGGGAGCCCCGAAGGGGGAACGTCTTACAGCGCCCTATAACAGCCCGCCGCCCGGCGTTTCAGCACGGACGGGCGGCAGGCGGGCGGCCTACGGCTGGGTCGTCGAAATGGTCAGCTTGTTGATGCGCACGTCCTGGCGCGGGCGGTCGCTCCCGTCGCGCGGCGCGTTGGCGATCTTCTCCACCACGTCGTAGCCGCTTACCACCTCACCGAAGATGGTGTGCTTGTTGTTGAGGTACGTCGGCTTGGACGTGGTGATGAAGAACTGGCTGCCGTTGGTGTTGGGGCGGCCGATGTTGGCCGTGGCCAGCAGGCCCACTTTGTCGAAGGTGCGACCGCTCTGGTACTCGTCCGGGACGTTGAAGCCCGGGCCACCGCGGCCAGTGCCCGTGGGGTCGCCGGCTTGAACCATGAAGCCCGGAATCACGCGGTGGAAGATGACGCCGTCGTAGAACGGCTTCTTCGTCTTCTCGCCGGACTGGGGGTCCGCGAACTCCAGCTCGCCCGTCGCCAGGCCCACGAAGCTGGTCACCGTCTTCGGCGCGTCCTTCGCGAACAGGCGCACGACAATCTGCCCCTGCGTGGTGTCGAAGGTGGCGTACAGGTCCTTGCCCGCCTGGGCCTCGTCCATCATTCCCATGCTGCCCTCCCGTCTGCGCTGGGGGCCCGACCGGATGGACGGGCCCGTGTCAGGTCCTCTGCCCCACCTACCGGGGGCTCACGGCGCCGGCGAGGCCGGCGTCGCGCCCGGAGCCGGCACCGGAGCCGTCTCTGGAACCTTCTTCGGCGAAGCCTTCTTCGGCGCCGTGGCCGACTCCCTGCCACCCATTGCCGAGCCCGGGGCCGGAGCCGCGACGCCCGCAGGCGCCTTGTCGCTCAGCACCACCCGGTTGATGACCACCGGCGTCTGAGGTCGGTCCCGGTTGTCCCGGGCCACGCCGCCAATCTTCGTCACCACGTCGTAGCCCTGCACCACCTCGCCGAAGATGGTGTGCTTGTTGTTCAGGTACGTGGGCGTGGTGGTGGTGATGAAGAACTGGCTGCCGTTGGTGTTGGGGCCCGCGTTGGCCATGGCCAGCAGGCCGACCTTGTTGAAGCCCCGCTCGCTCTTGAACTCGTCCTCGAAGCGGTAGCCCGGGTCACCCATGCCGGTGCCCGTCGGGTCTCCGCCCTGAATCATGAAGTCGGGGATGACCCGGTGGAACACCGTGCCGTCGTACATCGGCTTCTTCGACATCTTTCCGGACTGCGGGTCCCTCCACTCCTTCTCACCCGAGGCCAGGCCCACGAAGTTGGCCACCGTCTTGGGGGCGTCCTTGGAGAAGAGGCGGACGATGATGTCGCCCTGGCTCGTCTTGAGCGTGGCGTAGAGGTCCTTGCCGGACTCGACCTTCTTCGTCCACTTGCCGGCGGCGGCCGAGGCGGTACCCGCCAGCAGGCAGGCCACCAGCGCGAGCGTCATACGGAGGGAGGAGGGTCGCATCGGCGGGCACCTTATGCGCCACCCCTCCTCCGTCCAAGGGGTTTCACGTCGGGGTGTCGCCCCGTGACGTTTCGTCCGGTGTGGGCGCGGAGGGCTCGCTCGCGGGTGCGGGGGCCGGGTTCGGCGCCAGCCGCTGCGAGAACATGTCCAGGGTCACCCGGGCCGCGGCCTGCTCCGCCTCCTTCTTGCTGCGCCCCGTGGCGCGCGCGAAGGGCTCCTCGCCGATGATGACCTCCACCTCGAAGGTCTTGGAGTGTTCCGGACCGGACTCCGACACCACCCGGTACTTCGGGGGCATCTTCAGCCGCTCGTGGACGAGCTGGCCCAGGGCCGTCTTGTAGTCCTTGTCCAGGCTGGTGGCCGCCTCGTCGATGAGCTCCGCGAAGAATCGGTCCACCAGTTGGAGCACCGGCTCCATGCCCCCGCTGAGGTACACGGCGCCGAAGACGGCCTCCATGGCGTCCGCCAGCAGCGAGTTCTTCTCACGCCCCTTGTACTTGTCCTCGCCCCGTCCCAGCAGCAGCAGGTCTCCCAGTGGAATCCGCCGGGCCACCAGGGCCAGCCCTTCCTCGTGGACGAGGCGGGCACGGACCTTGGTGAGGAAACCCTCGGGCACGTCCGGGTAGCGCCGCCAGAGCCGGTCGGCGACCGCGAGGTTGACCACCGCGTCGCCAAAGAACTCCAGGCGCTGGTTGTCCTTCAGGCGCAGGTCCGGGTTCTCGTTGACGTACGTCTTGTGGGTAAGCGCTTCAATCGCCAGGTCCTGCCGGGAGATGGTGACTCCCAGGCGGGACTCGAGGAGCTGCACCCGCCCGGCGAGGCTGAGTTTCTCGGGACTGCTCACCGTCATTCACTCCTGTGGCGCGTCCGGACCCACGAGCCTCACGGCCTCGGGGGGGACCTTCAGCAGGTCCGCCACCATCCGAACGATGCCGGGAAACTCATCCAGCTCGAACCGCCCCGCCCACACCTTGCCCTGGGCCCCCGCCAGCAGGCCCCGGAACGTACGCCCCGCCACCCTCGCCGCGGCGAAGCGGTAGGGTCTGCCCTGCACCTGAAGCTGCGCCAGCAGCTCCAGGGCACTCCTCGGAGGCACCAGCGCCTCAGCTCCGAACTTCTCCACGATGTCCGAGAAGCGCACCAGCCCGGCACCCACGGGCGCCGGCTGGGGCCGGGCCGCCGGCTCGCCGAACAGCGCCGCGAGGTAGCCCGTCAGGGCCACCCGCTCCCGGAACTCGGACAGCTCCAGCGTGTGGCCACCGTTCGCCTGGACGTCCGCCCCACCCCGCACCACGCGGGCCACCCGGAAGTTGCCCAGCCGGTCCGCCACCAGCGTGACGGTCAGGTCGGCGTCCGCCACCTCGGTGGACAGCTCCAGCGTCTGCGGGTCCACGCGCGCGGTGAGGCCCAGCACCTGGAGCTCCGCCGAGCGGCGCTGGACGTGGAAGATGTGCTCGTTGAAGGCGTCGGACAGCAGCGCCTCGATGTCCGCGACGTCACTGAGGGCGCCAATCAGGATGGGGGCGAGCCCCACCACCGCCGCCGGGGCGATGGGAATGAGCCGGTCCCCCATCACCTGGAAGGTCACCTCGGGGATGAAGGCCCGGGTGACGGGATTGACGAGGGGGGAGGCCTCCAGGTCCAGCACCGCCTCGGTGCCAGCCGCGTCCTCCCTCACTTGCAGCCCGAGACCCTCCAGTCGAGCGGTGTCCATCACTCCCCTTTGAAGATCTCGCGGGCGATGATGGTGCGCTGGATTTCGCTCGTTCCCTCGCCAATCTCACAAAGCTTGGCGTCGCGCAGGTAGCGCTCGACGGGGAACTCACGGGTGTAGCCGTAGCCGCCGTGGATCTGCACCGCCTTGTTGCAGGCGCGCATGGCCGCCTCGGAGGCGAAGAGCTTCCCCATGGAGGCTTCCTTCGAGTACGGCTTGCCCTCGTCCGCCAGCCGGGCCGCGCGGTGCACCAGCAGCCGCGCCGCGTCCATCTCCGTCTGCATGTCCGCCATCATCCAGCGCAGGCCCTGGAACTCGCTGATGGGCTGGCCGAAGGCGGTGCGCTCGCGCGAGTAGCGGACGGACTCCTCCAGGGCGCCCCGGCCCAGGCCCACCGCCAGCGCGCCGATGGTGATGCGGCCGCGGTCGAGGATCTTCATCGTGTCGATGAAGCCGTGGTCCACCTCGCCCACGCGGAAGGAGTCCGGCACCTCGACGTTCTCCAGGATGAGCTCGGCGGTGTCCGAGGAGCGCATGCCCAGCTTGCCGTGGATGGCGCGCTGGCTGAAGCCCGGCATGCCCTTCTCCAGCAGGAACGCGGTGATGCCCTTCTGCCGCTTCTGCGGCGAAGTCACTGCCAGCACCACGAAGACGTCGCCGACGGTGCCCTGGGTGATGAACATCTTGGTGCCGTTGAGCACCCAGTTGTTGCCCTTGCGCACCGCCGTCGTCTTCATGCTGGAGGCGTCCGAGCCGGACCCCGGCTCAGTCAGGCCCCAGGCGCCGAGGAACTCGCCGGTGGCCAGCTTCGGCAGGTACTTCTTGCGCTGGGCGTCGGTGCCGAAGATGCGCAGGTGGCTGGTGCCCAGGCCGTTGTGGCTCGCCACCGTCAGCGCGAGCGAGCCGTCATAGCGGGCGATCTCCTCCACGGCGACCGCCACGGCGAGCGAGTCCATGGCCGCCCCGCCGTACTCCTCGGCGACCAGCATGCCCATGACGCCCAGCTGTCCCAGCTCCCGCACCACCTCGAGCGGGAACTTCTCGTCCTTGTCCCACTCGCGGGCGTACGGCTTCACCCGGCGTTCGCAGAAGTCTCGGAGGGAGGACTGGAGGGCGCGGTGGCTTTCAGGAAGTTCGAAATCCATGGTCGGCAGGATCTATAGCAGAGCGGCCCGGTGCAGGCCGGGCCTCGCGGAGGGAGGAAGTTTTCCTACTCAGACGGGATAGACACCGTGCTTCTTCTCGGCACGGGGCGCATGGCGCTGGGAGTACAGCCGGTAACGCTGGGTCAGCTCCTGACGCAGGCTGTCACCGGGGACGATCTCATCGATGATGAGCTCGCTGGCCAGCTTGTAGATGTCCACGTCGGCCCTGTACTCGTCGCGCAGCTTCTGGACGTAGGCGGGGCGGTCGGCCTCGGGCAGCTCCTGGATCTTGTTGTAGTAGACGGCGTTGACGGCCGCCTCCGGACCCATGACGGCGATCATCGCCCCGGGCAGCGCCAGGGTGGCGTCCGGCGCGAAGCCGGGGCCGCTCATGGCGTACAGGCCGGCGCCGTAGGCCTTGCGCACCACCACGCAGATCTTCGGGACGCTGGCCTCGGACACGGCGGAGATCATCTTCGCGCCAGCGCGGATGATGCCGGCGCGCTCCACCTTGGTGCCGATCATGAAGCCCGGCACGTCCGCCAGGTAGAGCAGCGGGATGTTGAATGCATCACACAGCCAGATGAAGCGCGCCGCCTTGTCCGCGCTGTCCACGAACAGCACGCCGCCCTTGTACTTGGGCTGGTTGGCGACGATGCCCACCGGCATGCCGTCGATGCGGGCCAGGCCGGTGATGAGCTCCTGGGCGAAGAGCTTCTTCACCTCGAACCAGCTGTCCTCGTCGATGAGCTCCTTGATGAGCGCATGCATGTCGAAGGGCTTGTTCTGGTCCACGGGGACGATCTCGTCCACGCGCTTGCCGCTGGCCTTGGGCGCGAGCTTGGGCGCCTCGGGCGGACGCTGGCTGAAGTTCTCCGGGAAGAAGCCGATGTACTTCTTCGCGGCGGCGATGGCCTCCTCCTCCGTCTTCACCAGCACGTCGCCGACACCGGAGATGGAGCAGTGCATCTTCGCGCCGCCCATCTCCTCCAGCGTCACCTTCTCGCCAATCACCATCTCCGCCATGCGGGGGCTGCCCAGGTACATGGAGGCGTTGCCGTCCACCATGATGACCAGGTCGCAGAAGGCGGGGATGTACGCGCCACCGGCGGCGGACGGCCCGAAGAGCAGGCACACCTGGGGCACGAAGCCGGACATATGCACTTCGTTGTAGAAGATGCGGCCCGCGCCCCGGCGGCCGGGGAACATCTCCACCTGGTCGGTGATGCGAGCGCCGGCGGAGTCCACCAGATAGAAGAGCGGGCAGCGCAGCGCGCGGGCCGTCTCCTGGATGCGGAGGATCTTCTCCACCGTGCGGGCGCCCCAGCTTCCCGCCTTCACCGTGGAGTCATTGGCCATGATGGCCACGGTGCGGCCGGCCACCTTGCCGAGGCCGATGATGACACCGTCCGAGGGCAGGTCCGCGTCCAGGTTGTTGGCGAGCTTGGCGTCCTCGACGAAGGAACCTTCATCCACCAGCAGGCGGATGCGGTCGCGAGCGAAGAGCTTGCCCGCCTCCTTGTTCTTCGCGTGGTACTTCTCCGCGCCACCCTTCTCTACCTGGGCGATCTTCTCCAGCAGCTTCGAGTCTTGGGACATGGCCCGGGCCACATAGCAGAAAGGTCCCCGCCTGGCTGCCTTCTCTCCAGGGGAGCAGCGCGGCATGACGTCCAGCTTACGACGCAGTGTGTGAACGGGGGTCTCGGGGGGTGCCACGGAAGGCTCCCCTGCCTACCTTGGAGCCTCACGGGGGCGTCACGCGAGCAAAACCGCCTCCTGCAAATCTGGCCCTGGAGGGACGCATGTTCGCAGCGAAGAAGACCAAATGGATGGCGAAGGGGTTGGCCAAGAGCGACCTGATCCGCAAGGTCGTGGCGCACAAGCTCATCAACGACCTGCCCCGCGCGGCGCGGGACACCTGGGATGACTTTGACCCGGATGACGTGCTGCGTGTGGTGGGGCTGACCACCCGCAAGCCCGCGACCCTGGGCCTGGGGGGCCTGGGCGTCTTCATCCTCGGCGTGGCTGCCGGTGGCGTGGCGGCGCTGCTCCTCGCCCCGAAGACGGGCACCGAGCTGCGCACCACCGTCAAGGACAAGGCGATGGGCTACATGAACAAGCAGAACGTCAACATCGGCCCCGAGAAGACCGCGAGCGCCTGAAGCACCGGGGCCTTCCGGCCCCCAGCCTGAAACCCTCCGGGGGCGCGAGGCCTGGTCCATCCAGGTCCGTGCCCCCGGTGTCTTTCACGGGGCCCGGGACGACGGGCCCTCCGGCGCGCTGACTACCGGCCCTTGTAGACGGGCGGACGCTTCTCGGCGAAGGCGCGCAGGCCCTCCAGCCGGTCCTCCGTCTTGAGGATCTCCTCGTAGCGGCGCAGCTCCAGCGCCAGCGCGTCGTCCAGCTCCAGACCGGTGCCCTCGTCGATGGCGTGCTTGGCCGTGGACACGGCGATGGGCGCGTTCTTCACCACCGCTTCCGCCAGTCCGAAGGCCACCTCCAGCAGGTGCCCCTCCGGAGCGAGCCGGTTCACCAGCCCCACACTGAAGGCCTCCGCCGCGTTGACGCTGCGCGCGGTGAGGATGAGGTCCTTCGCGCGGCCCACGCCAATCAGCCGCGCCAGCCGCTGCGTGCCGCCGCCGCCGGGGATGATGCCCAGCCGCGTCTCCGTCAGCCCCAGCTCCGCCGCGGGCGCGGCGACGCGCAGGTCGCACGCCAGCGCCAGCTCGGTGCCGCCGCCAAAGGCCGCGCCGTTGATGGCGGCGATGAAGACGCAGTCGCTCTGCTCGATGGCGCGGAAGGTGCGTCGCAGCCCGTCGAGGAAGGCGCGGACGTCGTCCTCGACCATGGTGGCGCGCTCCTTCAGGTCCGCGCCCGCGCAGAAGGCCTTGTCGCCCGCGCCTGTGAGGATGACGGCGCGGACGTCGCGACCGGTGGACACGCGCGCAACCATCGCCCCCAGCTCCGTCAGCATCGCCCGGCTGATGGCGTTGCGGCGGCCCTCGCCGTCGATGGTCCAGATCTCGATGGCACCCCGTGCGTCGACCTTGAATTCCGGCATGTGGACTCCCTCTCCGGGCCCGTCCGGCGGGCCGCCCTCGGACGCGGCAGAGTGCGGCGGGAAGGCGGGTCTGGCAAGGCGGAAACGGTTAGCATTGGACGCATGTCCTCGCGCTTCACGCCGTATCGACTCTCCCGGTGGGCCCCCTGGCTGCCCTCCACGCTTGCCCTGGTGGCCCTGGTTGCTCCCCTGGTGGCCCTGGCCCGGGGCGGCGGCGGCGAGCACTACACCCGCCCCTCCTCGGACAGCGGAGACGACGGTGGCGGCATCCCCTTCTGGATCATCTACGAGGTGATAGGGCTCGTCTTCCGCTACCCGAAGGTGATGCTCCCGCTGCTCGCCATCGGCGGCGTGGGGTACTGGTTCTACAAGCGCAACCTTCACCCGGACGCCACCACCCGGCGC of Pyxidicoccus trucidator contains these proteins:
- the rnc gene encoding ribonuclease III, giving the protein MTVSSPEKLSLAGRVQLLESRLGVTISRQDLAIEALTHKTYVNENPDLRLKDNQRLEFFGDAVVNLAVADRLWRRYPDVPEGFLTKVRARLVHEEGLALVARRIPLGDLLLLGRGEDKYKGREKNSLLADAMEAVFGAVYLSGGMEPVLQLVDRFFAELIDEAATSLDKDYKTALGQLVHERLKMPPKYRVVSESGPEHSKTFEVEVIIGEEPFARATGRSKKEAEQAAARVTLDMFSQRLAPNPAPAPASEPSAPTPDETSRGDTPT
- a CDS encoding enoyl-CoA hydratase-related protein, translated to MPEFKVDARGAIEIWTIDGEGRRNAISRAMLTELGAMVARVSTGRDVRAVILTGAGDKAFCAGADLKERATMVEDDVRAFLDGLRRTFRAIEQSDCVFIAAINGAAFGGGTELALACDLRVAAPAAELGLTETRLGIIPGGGGTQRLARLIGVGRAKDLILTARSVNAAEAFSVGLVNRLAPEGHLLEVAFGLAEAVVKNAPIAVSTAKHAIDEGTGLELDDALALELRRYEEILKTEDRLEGLRAFAEKRPPVYKGR
- a CDS encoding acyl-CoA carboxylase subunit beta, whose amino-acid sequence is MSQDSKLLEKIAQVEKGGAEKYHAKNKEAGKLFARDRIRLLVDEGSFVEDAKLANNLDADLPSDGVIIGLGKVAGRTVAIMANDSTVKAGSWGARTVEKILRIQETARALRCPLFYLVDSAGARITDQVEMFPGRRGAGRIFYNEVHMSGFVPQVCLLFGPSAAGGAYIPAFCDLVIMVDGNASMYLGSPRMAEMVIGEKVTLEEMGGAKMHCSISGVGDVLVKTEEEAIAAAKKYIGFFPENFSQRPPEAPKLAPKASGKRVDEIVPVDQNKPFDMHALIKELIDEDSWFEVKKLFAQELITGLARIDGMPVGIVANQPKYKGGVLFVDSADKAARFIWLCDAFNIPLLYLADVPGFMIGTKVERAGIIRAGAKMISAVSEASVPKICVVVRKAYGAGLYAMSGPGFAPDATLALPGAMIAVMGPEAAVNAVYYNKIQELPEADRPAYVQKLRDEYRADVDIYKLASELIIDEIVPGDSLRQELTQRYRLYSQRHAPRAEKKHGVYPV
- a CDS encoding YtxH domain-containing protein; translation: MFAAKKTKWMAKGLAKSDLIRKVVAHKLINDLPRAARDTWDDFDPDDVLRVVGLTTRKPATLGLGGLGVFILGVAAGGVAALLLAPKTGTELRTTVKDKAMGYMNKQNVNIGPEKTASA
- a CDS encoding peptidylprolyl isomerase, encoding MGMMDEAQAGKDLYATFDTTQGQIVVRLFAKDAPKTVTSFVGLATGELEFADPQSGEKTKKPFYDGVIFHRVIPGFMVQAGDPTGTGRGGPGFNVPDEYQSGRTFDKVGLLATANIGRPNTNGSQFFITTSKPTYLNNKHTIFGEVVSGYDVVEKIANAPRDGSDRPRQDVRINKLTISTTQP
- a CDS encoding acyl-CoA dehydrogenase family protein; translation: MDFELPESHRALQSSLRDFCERRVKPYAREWDKDEKFPLEVVRELGQLGVMGMLVAEEYGGAAMDSLAVAVAVEEIARYDGSLALTVASHNGLGTSHLRIFGTDAQRKKYLPKLATGEFLGAWGLTEPGSGSDASSMKTTAVRKGNNWVLNGTKMFITQGTVGDVFVVLAVTSPQKRQKGITAFLLEKGMPGFSQRAIHGKLGMRSSDTAELILENVEVPDSFRVGEVDHGFIDTMKILDRGRITIGALAVGLGRGALEESVRYSRERTAFGQPISEFQGLRWMMADMQTEMDAARLLVHRAARLADEGKPYSKEASMGKLFASEAAMRACNKAVQIHGGYGYTREFPVERYLRDAKLCEIGEGTSEIQRTIIAREIFKGE
- a CDS encoding peptidylprolyl isomerase, translated to MRPSSLRMTLALVACLLAGTASAAAGKWTKKVESGKDLYATLKTSQGDIIVRLFSKDAPKTVANFVGLASGEKEWRDPQSGKMSKKPMYDGTVFHRVIPDFMIQGGDPTGTGMGDPGYRFEDEFKSERGFNKVGLLAMANAGPNTNGSQFFITTTTPTYLNNKHTIFGEVVQGYDVVTKIGGVARDNRDRPQTPVVINRVVLSDKAPAGVAAPAPGSAMGGRESATAPKKASPKKVPETAPVPAPGATPASPAP